The Microbacterium paraoxydans genome includes a window with the following:
- the ppa gene encoding inorganic diphosphatase, translated as MGAHDAVIEIPRGSRVKYEVDHETGRVHLDRVLYTTFGYPADYGYFDNTLGEDGDPLDVLVLLDHQIYPGVVVEVRPVAVLKMSDEAGGDDKLVAVLSKDPRWAHIQDIDDVPEYTKKEIAHFFEHYKDLEPNKWVKVDEWGNAAEAQRILDEAIVRFGEQGH; from the coding sequence ATGGGCGCACACGACGCCGTCATCGAGATCCCGCGCGGCAGCCGCGTGAAGTACGAGGTCGACCACGAGACCGGGCGAGTGCACCTCGACCGCGTGCTCTACACGACCTTCGGCTACCCCGCCGACTACGGCTACTTCGACAACACGCTCGGCGAGGACGGCGACCCGCTCGACGTGCTGGTGCTCCTCGACCACCAGATCTACCCCGGCGTCGTCGTCGAGGTCCGCCCCGTCGCCGTGCTGAAGATGAGCGACGAGGCCGGCGGAGACGACAAGCTCGTCGCCGTGCTCTCCAAGGACCCGCGCTGGGCGCACATCCAGGACATCGACGACGTGCCGGAGTACACGAAAAAGGAGATCGCGCACTTCTTCGAGCACTACAAGGACCTCGAGCCCAACAAGTGGGTCAAGGTCGACGAGTGGGGCAACGCCGCCGAGGCGCAGCGCATCCTCGACGAGGCCATCGTCCGCTTCGGCGAGCAGGGCCACTGA
- the tilS gene encoding tRNA lysidine(34) synthetase TilS — MPSLDPAVAEIRLAVRTALADLPEGSTVVVAVSGGADSLALAAATAFEAAKRGVRATEVTVDHGLQDGSADVAAETARIAGRLGLEALVVRVEVDGEGGPEAAARDARYRVLRDAAGDIGARAVLLGHTLDDQAETVLLGLARGSGATSLQGMAPDREDEDGLRWLRPLLGVRRETTRAFCAAAELQPWDDPHNTDDRYTRVRVRRHVLPVLETQLGPGIAEALARTAEQLREDAEAFDEMIHETIEDIVEHAEAGISVSVAALAANPAALRNRIIRLVVDSEFGASLSRAQTIEVARLVTDWSGQGPIDLPGCAAVRQGGRIVFTAATR; from the coding sequence ATGCCATCCCTCGACCCCGCCGTCGCCGAGATCCGCCTCGCCGTGCGCACCGCGCTCGCCGACCTGCCCGAGGGCTCGACCGTCGTCGTCGCGGTGTCCGGCGGTGCCGACTCGCTCGCACTGGCGGCGGCCACCGCGTTCGAGGCCGCGAAACGCGGGGTGCGTGCGACCGAGGTGACGGTCGACCACGGTCTGCAGGACGGGTCCGCCGACGTCGCGGCGGAGACGGCGCGCATCGCCGGACGGCTCGGGCTCGAGGCGCTCGTCGTCCGCGTCGAGGTCGACGGCGAGGGCGGTCCGGAGGCGGCCGCGCGGGACGCGCGCTACCGCGTGCTCCGGGACGCGGCGGGCGACATCGGCGCGCGGGCGGTCCTGCTCGGACACACCCTCGACGACCAGGCCGAGACCGTCCTGCTCGGGCTCGCGCGCGGCTCCGGGGCGACGAGCCTGCAGGGCATGGCGCCGGATCGGGAGGACGAGGACGGCCTCCGGTGGCTGCGCCCGCTGCTCGGCGTGCGCCGCGAGACCACCCGTGCGTTCTGCGCCGCGGCGGAGCTGCAGCCCTGGGACGACCCGCACAACACCGACGACCGCTACACGCGGGTGCGGGTGCGTCGCCACGTGCTCCCGGTGCTGGAGACGCAGCTCGGCCCGGGCATCGCCGAGGCGCTGGCCCGCACCGCCGAGCAGCTCCGGGAGGACGCGGAGGCGTTCGACGAGATGATCCACGAGACGATCGAGGACATCGTCGAGCACGCCGAGGCCGGGATCTCGGTGAGCGTCGCCGCGCTCGCCGCCAACCCGGCCGCGCTGCGCAACCGCATCATCCGTCTCGTGGTCGACAGCGAGTTCGGGGCGAGCCTGAGCCGCGCGCAGACGATCGAGGTCGCCCGCCTCGTGACGGACTGGTCGGGTCAGGGCCCGATCGACCTGCCGGGGTGCGCCGCCGTGCGCCAGGGCGGCCGGATCGTGTTCACCGCCGCGACCCGCTGA
- a CDS encoding M23 family metallopeptidase translates to MNDKTTQDAALAASADCGCAPTPTERRTLFGDGISRRGALGLGALSVVALSAFGITSGVTAAHAASYPSWDDVQKAKQNEASKAAEVKRIEGLIQSLTQKVSETQAAAEVASTEFYNAQQAYFAAIAEADSLQEKADAQAAVADESARKAGQVAAQLYRNGGDDTSLELFFAGSAGNADELLARLGSMDKLLEYNQTVYNDAVAARNSAQSLSDQAVVARDERDRLQKIAEEKMVAAQQAADAAQAALDEQSANLATMQAQLAALKDTTATTVAGYQKGVEEREKERKRREAAEAAANAGGNSGGGGTPGSGGWVRPHGGYRSSGYGPRSQQCNANGCSSSWHYGVDLANGCGAAIYAAHSGTVDAAFYNGGYGNYVRIQHGGGIATGYAHIKPGGFAVRSGQWVEAGQVIAYAGNTGGSFGCHLHFEVYINGRYTNPIDFMAGKGISV, encoded by the coding sequence GTGAACGACAAGACCACGCAGGATGCGGCACTCGCGGCATCCGCGGACTGCGGGTGTGCGCCCACCCCGACGGAGCGACGTACCCTCTTCGGCGACGGCATCAGCCGCCGCGGCGCTCTCGGACTCGGCGCGCTCAGCGTCGTCGCCCTCAGCGCGTTCGGCATCACGTCCGGCGTCACGGCCGCCCACGCCGCGTCGTACCCGAGCTGGGACGACGTGCAGAAGGCCAAGCAGAACGAGGCCTCCAAGGCCGCCGAAGTGAAGCGCATCGAGGGGCTGATCCAGTCGCTCACGCAGAAGGTCTCCGAGACGCAGGCCGCCGCCGAGGTCGCCTCGACCGAGTTCTACAACGCGCAGCAGGCCTACTTCGCCGCGATCGCGGAGGCCGACTCGCTGCAGGAGAAGGCGGACGCGCAGGCCGCCGTCGCCGACGAGTCCGCCCGCAAGGCCGGCCAGGTCGCCGCGCAGCTCTACCGCAACGGCGGTGACGACACCTCGCTGGAGCTGTTCTTCGCGGGCTCCGCAGGCAACGCCGACGAGCTCCTCGCCCGCCTCGGCTCGATGGACAAGCTCCTCGAGTACAACCAGACCGTCTACAACGACGCGGTCGCCGCGCGGAACTCCGCGCAGTCCCTCAGCGACCAGGCGGTCGTCGCCCGGGACGAGCGCGACCGGCTTCAGAAGATCGCCGAAGAGAAGATGGTCGCAGCGCAGCAGGCCGCCGACGCCGCCCAGGCCGCTCTCGACGAGCAGTCGGCGAACCTCGCCACGATGCAGGCGCAGCTCGCCGCGCTGAAGGACACCACCGCGACCACCGTCGCCGGGTACCAGAAGGGCGTCGAGGAGCGCGAGAAGGAGCGCAAGCGCCGCGAGGCCGCCGAGGCCGCCGCGAACGCCGGGGGGAACAGCGGCGGAGGCGGCACCCCGGGAAGCGGTGGCTGGGTGCGTCCGCACGGTGGCTACCGCAGCTCCGGCTACGGCCCCCGCTCGCAGCAGTGCAACGCCAACGGTTGCTCTTCGAGCTGGCACTACGGCGTCGACCTCGCCAACGGCTGCGGCGCGGCGATCTACGCGGCCCATTCCGGCACGGTCGACGCGGCCTTCTACAACGGCGGCTACGGCAACTACGTCCGCATCCAGCACGGCGGCGGCATCGCCACCGGCTACGCGCACATCAAGCCCGGCGGGTTCGCCGTGCGCAGCGGCCAGTGGGTCGAGGCCGGACAGGTCATCGCCTACGCGGGCAACACCGGCGGCTCCTTCGGCTGCCACCTGCACTTCGAGGTCTACATCAACGGCCGCTACACGAACCCCATCGACTTCATGGCGGGCAAGGGCATCTCCGTCTGA
- a CDS encoding DUF937 domain-containing protein codes for MATQDILSQVPLDDIAQKLGVSRDEAKVAVEQGGAVLLGGLAKNAESSEGSAAIEKALGKHRGASSPATIDDIDQEDGEKIVSHILGGKEKEVTKELTESKATPGIDFGKLLPILAPIVMGLIANATKDKTAKADAGTGGSGGIGDVIGDVIGGGDSGSGGGLGDVLGGLLGGGKSGSGGGIDLGGILGGLFGGKK; via the coding sequence ATGGCGACCCAAGACATCCTCAGCCAGGTCCCCCTCGACGACATCGCGCAGAAGCTCGGAGTGTCGCGCGACGAGGCCAAGGTCGCGGTCGAGCAGGGCGGCGCCGTGCTCCTCGGCGGGCTGGCCAAGAACGCGGAGAGCTCCGAGGGGTCGGCGGCCATCGAGAAGGCCCTGGGCAAGCACCGCGGTGCGTCGAGCCCGGCGACGATCGACGACATCGATCAGGAGGACGGCGAGAAGATCGTCTCCCACATCCTCGGCGGGAAGGAGAAGGAGGTCACGAAGGAGCTGACGGAGTCGAAGGCGACCCCGGGCATCGACTTCGGAAAGCTCCTCCCCATCCTCGCGCCGATCGTGATGGGTCTGATCGCCAACGCGACCAAGGACAAGACGGCGAAGGCGGACGCGGGCACGGGGGGCTCCGGCGGGATCGGCGACGTCATCGGCGACGTCATCGGCGGCGGCGACTCCGGCTCCGGCGGCGGGTTGGGTGACGTGCTGGGTGGCCTCCTCGGCGGCGGCAAGAGCGGCTCCGGCGGCGGCATCGACCTCGGCGGCATCCTCGGCGGCCTCTTCGGCGGCAAGAAGTAG
- a CDS encoding phosphotransferase, with amino-acid sequence MREEVLEGGNASGPVVRVRDTVRKAWTPATPHVIAYVRALRDGGVDAPEPLGRDAQGRQIIEFLPGTLAMDAAPLSAAELGRVGGMVRRIHDVSARYVPAAGAIWEPPLSAPAQELICHNDLAPWNLMLGDRWVFIDWDGASPSTRSWDLAFSAQTFALSDPTRDPERSAEDLAAFVDGYGADEELRAVLPDMMRRRTQAMLDLLRSSAAVGREPWGTMYRTGHGAHWAAVLDYVTAHRGVWQRALG; translated from the coding sequence ATGCGGGAGGAAGTCCTCGAGGGTGGCAACGCGAGCGGACCCGTCGTGCGGGTCAGGGACACAGTCCGCAAGGCGTGGACACCCGCGACCCCGCACGTCATCGCCTATGTGCGGGCGCTGCGTGACGGCGGCGTTGACGCGCCCGAGCCGCTCGGTAGAGACGCGCAGGGGCGGCAGATCATCGAGTTCCTCCCCGGCACGCTCGCCATGGACGCCGCACCGCTCTCCGCCGCCGAGCTCGGTCGCGTGGGCGGGATGGTCCGTCGGATCCATGACGTCTCGGCGCGGTACGTCCCTGCAGCCGGGGCGATCTGGGAACCACCTCTCTCGGCGCCCGCGCAGGAGCTCATCTGCCACAACGACCTGGCGCCGTGGAATCTGATGCTCGGCGACCGCTGGGTCTTCATCGACTGGGACGGCGCCTCCCCGAGCACCCGCTCGTGGGACCTCGCCTTCTCCGCGCAGACGTTCGCGCTTTCGGATCCGACCCGAGACCCGGAGCGCTCCGCCGAAGACCTCGCGGCCTTCGTCGACGGATACGGTGCCGACGAGGAGCTGCGCGCGGTGCTCCCGGACATGATGCGCCGACGCACGCAGGCGATGCTCGACCTGCTGCGCTCGTCCGCGGCGGTGGGGCGCGAGCCGTGGGGGACCATGTACCGCACGGGTCACGGGGCGCACTGGGCGGCGGTGCTCGACTACGTCACCGCGCATCGGGGTGTGTGGCAGCGCGCGCTGGGGTGA
- the hpt gene encoding hypoxanthine phosphoribosyltransferase, which translates to MRAAEIQDDLAQILVTEEEIHAKLDELAAQVAKDYEGKDLILVGVLKGAVMVMADFARALPFHAPMDWMAVSSYGASTKSSGVVQIRKDLDTDLHGKHVLIVEDIIDSGLTLSWLLENFESRGAESIEVLALLRKPEAAKVEIDCKYVGFDIPVEFVVGYGLDYAERYRNLRDVAVLAPHVYS; encoded by the coding sequence ATGCGCGCCGCGGAGATCCAGGACGACCTTGCACAGATCCTCGTCACCGAGGAGGAGATCCACGCCAAGCTCGACGAGCTCGCGGCGCAGGTCGCGAAGGACTACGAGGGCAAGGACCTCATCCTCGTGGGCGTGCTGAAGGGCGCGGTCATGGTCATGGCCGACTTCGCACGCGCGCTGCCCTTCCACGCGCCGATGGACTGGATGGCGGTGTCGAGCTACGGCGCCAGCACGAAGTCGAGCGGTGTCGTGCAGATCCGCAAGGACCTCGACACCGACCTGCACGGCAAGCACGTGCTCATCGTCGAGGACATCATCGACTCCGGCCTCACCCTGAGCTGGCTCCTGGAGAACTTCGAGTCCCGCGGTGCGGAGTCGATCGAGGTCCTCGCGCTGCTGCGCAAGCCGGAGGCCGCGAAGGTCGAGATCGACTGCAAGTACGTCGGCTTCGACATCCCCGTGGAATTCGTCGTCGGTTACGGACTCGACTACGCGGAGCGCTACCGCAACCTCCGCGACGTCGCCGTGCTGGCACCGCACGTCTACAGCTGA
- a CDS encoding alpha/beta fold hydrolase: MSDDVGRAVIADLCRIPNPESIDRTAYVDLGGVSQFVSIRGRSTRNPVLVVCHGGPALPSLPSSWVWQRGVEEYFTVVNYDQRASGKSAGSVSEGMDLSVDRYVDDLVDLIAWLQGELGVQKVGVLGHSWGTVLGLTLARRRPDLLWAYVGVGQVISGPENEEESFRHAMRSAVADRNEQAISELQALGEYPGEEPLTVERIVTCRRWAQYYGGLSAYRSDFAYFTESQELSPYYTDADVGLIGVGQRATMPAVLPALLGFDARDQTAFEVPMLQFLGRHDWTTPTGPVARWLETVTAPSTHVVWFENSAHLCMFEEPGKFLVSLVTHALPHAVAAGQSKTPAM; encoded by the coding sequence ATGAGTGACGACGTCGGCCGCGCAGTGATCGCGGATCTGTGCCGGATCCCGAACCCGGAGTCGATCGACAGGACGGCGTACGTAGACCTCGGCGGTGTCTCCCAGTTCGTCTCCATCCGCGGTCGCAGCACACGGAACCCCGTGCTCGTCGTCTGTCACGGCGGTCCTGCCCTCCCGTCGCTGCCCTCGTCGTGGGTCTGGCAACGCGGCGTGGAGGAATACTTCACGGTCGTCAACTACGACCAGCGTGCAAGCGGCAAGTCCGCGGGTTCCGTGTCCGAGGGCATGGACCTCAGCGTCGACCGGTACGTCGACGATCTCGTGGACCTGATCGCGTGGCTCCAGGGCGAGCTGGGCGTGCAGAAGGTCGGGGTGCTCGGGCACAGCTGGGGGACGGTCCTCGGGCTCACCCTCGCGCGGCGGCGTCCCGACCTGCTGTGGGCGTACGTCGGCGTCGGCCAGGTCATCTCCGGTCCCGAGAACGAGGAGGAGAGCTTCCGCCACGCGATGCGGAGTGCCGTCGCGGACCGGAACGAGCAGGCGATCTCCGAGTTGCAGGCGCTCGGGGAGTACCCCGGTGAAGAGCCGTTGACCGTCGAACGCATCGTGACCTGCCGGAGATGGGCGCAGTACTACGGTGGGCTCTCGGCGTATCGCTCCGACTTCGCGTACTTCACCGAGTCGCAGGAGCTGTCCCCGTATTACACGGATGCCGACGTGGGCCTCATCGGTGTCGGGCAGCGGGCGACCATGCCCGCGGTGCTGCCCGCCCTGCTCGGCTTTGACGCCCGCGATCAGACGGCGTTCGAGGTGCCGATGCTCCAGTTCCTCGGACGGCACGACTGGACGACCCCCACCGGGCCGGTCGCCCGCTGGCTGGAGACCGTGACGGCGCCGTCGACGCACGTCGTGTGGTTCGAGAACTCCGCGCACCTCTGCATGTTCGAGGAACCGGGGAAGTTCCTGGTGAGCCTCGTGACCCACGCGCTGCCGCATGCGGTCGCCGCAGGGCAAAGCAAAACCCCCGCCATGTAG
- a CDS encoding TMEM175 family protein, whose product MTGRSPAPSFRPERFKAFVDAVVAIAMTLLILPLTDSVAEAAADHLDTAEFLAAHAGQLLSFGLSFLLIAVFWMGHHSQYRDVQAVTPALLWINVAWMATIVWLPVPTAMIGQMEPDPLQAVLYIGTLLLTQVTTLAGWLYLQRHGELITAPPAVIRGGIAGDLAAIVLFAIALVIAVAASPNGYLGLLVLLLSSPLSRLLNRIVQRRHRDSHPATPE is encoded by the coding sequence GTGACCGGTCGCTCCCCTGCTCCGTCGTTCCGCCCTGAGCGCTTCAAGGCGTTCGTCGATGCGGTCGTGGCGATCGCGATGACGTTGCTGATCCTGCCGCTCACGGACTCGGTCGCCGAGGCGGCCGCCGATCACCTGGATACGGCAGAGTTCCTCGCCGCACACGCGGGCCAGCTTCTGAGCTTCGGATTGAGCTTCCTCCTCATCGCGGTGTTCTGGATGGGGCACCACAGTCAGTACCGGGACGTCCAGGCGGTCACGCCGGCGCTGCTGTGGATCAACGTGGCGTGGATGGCGACCATCGTGTGGCTGCCGGTGCCGACGGCGATGATCGGTCAGATGGAGCCCGACCCTCTGCAGGCGGTCCTCTACATCGGCACGCTCCTTCTGACGCAGGTCACGACGCTCGCCGGCTGGCTCTATCTGCAGCGGCACGGGGAGCTCATCACGGCACCCCCGGCGGTGATCCGCGGCGGAATCGCCGGTGATCTCGCGGCGATCGTCCTTTTCGCGATCGCCCTGGTCATCGCCGTCGCCGCGTCGCCGAACGGATACCTGGGGTTGCTGGTCCTCCTGTTGAGCAGTCCTCTCTCACGCCTCCTGAACCGGATCGTCCAGCGGCGGCACCGGGACAGCCATCCCGCGACCCCCGAGTAG